TGTGGTTCTCCATTGGAATTACCGGGGCGTTACCGCGTCATTCGCTTGTTGAGTGACAAAACTGGCTTTGGCAAAGTCTACGAAGCATACACAAAAGATATGCCAAAAATCCTTAAGGTACTGCGAGAGGATTTGTCTGCTGATGCAGCTGCAATCAAAATTTTTCAACAAGAAGCTACTGTTCTAGGTCAATTACATCATCCGGGTATTCCCAAAGTTGATGGTTATTTTCAATATCAAACGCGCAATGGTTTGATATTACACTGCGTCGCAAAAGAAAAAATCGATGGCTTGGATTTAGAACAATGGATGAATAAACAGCAATATCGTCCAATTTCTCAAACACAAGCTATTGCCTGGTTACAACAATTAGTAGAAATTTTAAACTTGGTACATAGCAAGCAATATCTGCATCAAAATATTCAACCATCAAATATTAAACTTCGTAATAATGGGCAATTGGTATTAGTTGATTTTGGCACATCTATAGAAGTAACCAAGCAGTACCTTACTCAATTTAATCATAGTGGTGAAATGACATCAATTATTTCATCTGGATACAGTGCCTTGGAACAAATGAAAGGTCAAGCTGTACCACAATCAGATTTCTTTGCCTTGGGACGTACTTTTACATTTTTGTTAGCAGGAAGGCATCCTTTAGATATGTATGATGCCCGAAAAAATTTGCTGCAATGGCGCGATTTTGTGTCTCAGATCTCACCTGCACTCTTAGATTTAGTTGATTGGTTGATGGCAACGGATATAGAGAAAAGACCAAAAACTGCTCAGGAAATATTGCGGCAGTTAGGCGAAATTGAACAACAGAAAGTTAGAGAGAATATCGTTAATAATCTTCAAGAAAGACCATTTTTGCCAACTATTGCTAAAACAGAAATTAAAGAACAATTGCCTTTAATAGCATTATTAGCCGCATTAATGATGTCATTAAGCTTAGTTGGTTTCATGGCTGTGGGAATGCGATCGCCTAAATTTTCTGCCTTGATTACCCAAAGCCAAGCTCCTGATAGAAAAGGTAAAATAGACTTTTTTACATATCAAGAAGGTAGAGATAGTCAAGGTAAAACGGCAGAATTTAGTATTGCGATTTTATCAACAGAATATAAATGGCTATTAAATAGCACATTTCAAATTAAGCATAATAATCAAGTCGTGAGTCTTGATTTTTTAAAATTAAATTTAGAACAAGAGGGCATCCAAAACATCATGGAATATCCCACAGAAATCATTTCTGTAGGTACAGCTACTTGTGAAGGCAATTTAGCAGTTGCACAACGTCGCTCTCTAGAACGTTCCAAGCAAGTACAAATGTTGGCTCAAAAATTATTTAAAAATACATCCAGCGTCAAAGGTTATCGCTTATTAAATCTGGGTCAATTTCAGCAGAATAAATGTCCATCTAATCAAGATATCACTGCGTATCAAAGAAGTATTATCATTATTGGCGTGAGGAAAAAATCAAAAGGGGTTATTTTAGATGAAGCGCTGCGAGATAGGTTCATCAATCAACCATTTGCAGATTTTAAATTAGATGATTATTCCTTGGGTTCAGTTGATAAATTTGCAACCATTCCTCAACCTATTGTAATACCTGTAAAAAAATGAATTGGTAAAGTTTATAGCCTATGCTTGCCAATTTTTTTGAGTAGCAAACAACAATATACACGACTTCTTAAAAAGTCGTGTATATGAGTATTTTAGGCTAATTAATGATTATTAAAATCTTTTTATTGTGTCAGATTATTATTTGTCATCCCATTCTTTGCCTTCAGGGATTTTATTCAGAAAACGATCCATTGCCCTTTCTGCTAAAGCTGCAATAGTTAATGAAGGATTAGCACAAGCAGTCGAACCAGGAATAAGCGAACCATCAACAACGAATAAGTTAGGATAGCCACGGACTTTGCCATAAGTGTTGCATACAGCACCCATGACTGCACCGCCTAGAGGATGACCTGTAGAACTAAAGTCAAGTGGTATGGCTAAACTTGTACCATTGGCTTGATTGAGTCGTTGGTAAGTATCTAGGTTAGCTTGGAGAATTTTCTGATTATTGGCTGAGTTCTTAGGCCAAAATAAATTAGCTGACTGTGTAGCACGATTATAAGTAAGATAGCCTTCTGGTTTGGTAATGGCTAGACCCAAAGCAGCATAGACACCTTGGGGGACGATGGGGAAAGGAACTGGCTCAATAACTAAAGGTGCTGTGGGATTGTCAAAATCTTCTATGACTGCTGTAGCTGGCCCACCTAGTGTAGAATTAGTTTGCATAGATGTCGCGATCGCACTGACTCCATCACCGTTTGTTCCCCAAAATTGTCCTACCTGATGATTGAGACGACGCAATGTGCAGTTATGCTTGGCGCGTAATAATAATTCAGTAGTTCCAATAGAACCAGCAGCCAAAAATAAATAGCGACAAACAAAGGTTTTTTTGGCAACTACAGCGCCTTGTTCTGTAATTTGATTGCAAGTAACCCGGAAACGTCCCCCAGAATGTTCTTCTATCGCTGTCACTACGTGTAGAGGGCGGATTTCGACATTACCTGTAGCTTCTGCCATGCTGAGATAGTTCCGGTCTAAGCTATTTTTCGCCCCACTATTCAGACCGTAGTACACTTGACCTGTGATGGCAGAAGGAACTTTTTGACCTAAAATTTCTTGTTGAACGATATTCCAATCAACAGCAATGTCCAGCTTGCGGGCTTTGAATCCTGCTTTGGCTGCTTGTTCCAAAAATATGCGGCTTGCTAAGTAATATTCTGTATTCAGAATTACATCTGGGATGGGAGATGGCTTGATGATAGAACGCACTCTTGGGTAGTAAACTTCATCAAGCTCCTCATATTTGATGCTGCGTGGAAAAACTCGGTAAAAATTTTCTTTGGTTGGTTGATAACTAATAGCGTTATAGACTAGTGAACCGCCTCCGACACCTGCACCACGATAGGCTAGAATACCATCACCAACCTTGACATCAAGCACACCAGTGTATACATCAATTTTAGTTTGGTTGAAAATAACTGTTGTGGGACTAAGCCAAGTTGAGCGACCATCTGGGTTTTGATATGTAGAGAAAGTATTACCCGCATCGGTAATTGGCCAACGTCTTCCTCGTTCTAGAACTATGGTTTCCATACCAGCTTGACCGAGGCGCAACGCTGCAACTGCTCCGCCAAAACCACTACCGATAACCAGTGCTTCTATATCCTCTTCCAGGCGATAGGCGTTTGCTCTAACTGTTGATAAACCTATGCTTGCAGTTGCTGCGAGGGATGCTTGCAAGAAATGACGACGTTTTATTACTTTGGGCATAAATAATCTCCTGTATTAGCTGCTGATAAGCTGATACATTTAGGTACAAGTTGATTTAACTAGCTGCAATTAATGTTTTTTAAGAATTACAGAAGCACCAGAAAAATAGCACCCTCTCTGTCGCGGCAACTTCTGTTACATTTTTTGCACAATCCACAAAATACCAGTATCAAAAATATTTGCTCTGCCAAATTGCCAAAATCTTGTTTTTATGTTTATGGCTTACAGTATGAGGATTTATATCATGTTTGGTGAAAGATTCTCAGGGGAGCGTAAGTGAGCAAAAACCTTACCCCAATCTCCACAACTAAACTGCGATCGCACGCTCTGAGTATTTTAGGATAGGGACATGGCAAGAGATTAGAATTGGGTAAATTCATCTATGTATCCCAGCAACAACCCAAAAGATTGGTCATGGCCGTTCTGGCCTGTTGTTCCCCTTTATCCCTACAGCAGACGGCGAACACTTTGCCAAGAAATTGTTAAAGATACAATCTGGACATTTGAGCAGTTTCACGGCATTCTCTACACTATTGTGCCGATAAGGATGACTGTAATTAAGCTAACAGGTGGCGGTTTGCTGGTTTATGCGCCTGTTGCACCCACAATTGAATGTGTGCGTATAGTGCAGGAGTTGGTATGCAAACATGGTGAGGTGAAGTACATTATTCTCCCAACTAGTTCTGGTTTAGAACATAAGGTTTTCGTCGGCCCTTTTGCGAGATGTTTTCCCCAAGCACAGGTTTTTGTTGCACCGCATCAATGGAGTTTTCCTTTCGACTTACCCCTGAGTTGGCTAGGTTTTCCGCAAAAACGAACTTCTGTATTAC
This window of the Nostoc sp. HK-01 genome carries:
- a CDS encoding cholesterol oxidase encodes the protein MPKVIKRRHFLQASLAATASIGLSTVRANAYRLEEDIEALVIGSGFGGAVAALRLGQAGMETIVLERGRRWPITDAGNTFSTYQNPDGRSTWLSPTTVIFNQTKIDVYTGVLDVKVGDGILAYRGAGVGGGSLVYNAISYQPTKENFYRVFPRSIKYEELDEVYYPRVRSIIKPSPIPDVILNTEYYLASRIFLEQAAKAGFKARKLDIAVDWNIVQQEILGQKVPSAITGQVYYGLNSGAKNSLDRNYLSMAEATGNVEIRPLHVVTAIEEHSGGRFRVTCNQITEQGAVVAKKTFVCRYLFLAAGSIGTTELLLRAKHNCTLRRLNHQVGQFWGTNGDGVSAIATSMQTNSTLGGPATAVIEDFDNPTAPLVIEPVPFPIVPQGVYAALGLAITKPEGYLTYNRATQSANLFWPKNSANNQKILQANLDTYQRLNQANGTSLAIPLDFSSTGHPLGGAVMGAVCNTYGKVRGYPNLFVVDGSLIPGSTACANPSLTIAALAERAMDRFLNKIPEGKEWDDK
- a CDS encoding serine/threonine kinase, which encodes MSLCINPVCPKPNNQDNDKHRFCQSCGSPLELPGRYRVIRLLSDKTGFGKVYEAYTKDMPKILKVLREDLSADAAAIKIFQQEATVLGQLHHPGIPKVDGYFQYQTRNGLILHCVAKEKIDGLDLEQWMNKQQYRPISQTQAIAWLQQLVEILNLVHSKQYLHQNIQPSNIKLRNNGQLVLVDFGTSIEVTKQYLTQFNHSGEMTSIISSGYSALEQMKGQAVPQSDFFALGRTFTFLLAGRHPLDMYDARKNLLQWRDFVSQISPALLDLVDWLMATDIEKRPKTAQEILRQLGEIEQQKVRENIVNNLQERPFLPTIAKTEIKEQLPLIALLAALMMSLSLVGFMAVGMRSPKFSALITQSQAPDRKGKIDFFTYQEGRDSQGKTAEFSIAILSTEYKWLLNSTFQIKHNNQVVSLDFLKLNLEQEGIQNIMEYPTEIISVGTATCEGNLAVAQRRSLERSKQVQMLAQKLFKNTSSVKGYRLLNLGQFQQNKCPSNQDITAYQRSIIIIGVRKKSKGVILDEALRDRFINQPFADFKLDDYSLGSVDKFATIPQPIVIPVKK